Proteins encoded in a region of the Deltaproteobacteria bacterium genome:
- the hypD gene encoding hydrogenase formation protein HypD, giving the protein MKYIDGFRDRETALFLRNRMTGAAERLAADGRTARVMEVCGSHTMAIARYGVRDLLPPAVDLISGPGCPVCVTDTGYIDAAIELARRGVVVATFGDLMRVPGSRETLARVRAEGAHVPVCYSPAAALEIAKREPENEVVFLAIGFETTVAPVISIVDAARRDGVRNISLLTAFKLVPPALRALLDDPAIRVDAFLCPAHVSAIIGADAYRPFVEDDRVPCVVAGFEPLDILLGIAEIVEQFAAGEARLVNQYSRVVKPEGNRKALNLMKRLLEPVDAAWRGIGVIPGSGLGLRAEVAEFDAAKRFGLVIDAGKTNPACKCGDVLKGVIRPRECPLFGGVCHPDNPIGPCMVSSEGSCAAAFKYSRCA; this is encoded by the coding sequence ATGAAATACATCGACGGATTCCGCGATCGTGAAACGGCCCTCTTTCTGCGCAACCGAATGACGGGGGCCGCCGAACGCCTCGCGGCGGATGGCCGCACCGCACGCGTCATGGAGGTGTGCGGCAGTCACACGATGGCGATCGCGCGCTACGGTGTGCGCGATCTGTTGCCGCCGGCGGTCGATCTCATCAGCGGCCCGGGCTGCCCGGTGTGCGTGACGGATACGGGATACATCGACGCCGCGATCGAACTCGCTCGCCGGGGCGTCGTCGTTGCCACGTTCGGTGACCTGATGCGCGTGCCGGGTTCGCGCGAAACACTTGCGCGCGTTCGAGCCGAGGGCGCGCATGTTCCCGTGTGCTATTCGCCGGCGGCAGCTCTCGAAATCGCGAAACGGGAGCCGGAAAACGAAGTGGTTTTTCTCGCGATCGGTTTCGAGACCACGGTCGCTCCCGTCATCTCGATCGTCGATGCCGCTCGGCGCGACGGCGTTCGCAACATCAGCCTGCTCACGGCATTCAAGCTCGTTCCGCCGGCGTTGCGCGCTCTGCTCGACGACCCGGCGATCCGCGTGGATGCCTTTCTTTGCCCGGCTCACGTGAGCGCGATCATCGGTGCGGACGCGTATCGCCCGTTCGTCGAAGACGATCGGGTGCCGTGCGTCGTCGCGGGGTTCGAACCGCTCGACATCCTGCTCGGCATCGCCGAAATCGTCGAACAGTTCGCGGCGGGCGAAGCGCGCCTCGTGAATCAATACAGTCGCGTCGTGAAGCCCGAAGGTAACCGCAAGGCGCTCAACTTGATGAAGCGTCTGCTGGAACCGGTCGATGCGGCGTGGCGAGGGATCGGCGTCATTCCCGGTTCGGGGCTGGGTCTGCGTGCCGAGGTTGCCGAGTTCGACGCGGCGAAGCGGTTCGGTCTCGTCATCGACGCGGGGAAAACGAACCCCGCCTGCAAGTGCGGCGACGTGCTCAAGGGCGTGATCCGTCCGCGCGAGTGCCCGCTCTTCGGTGGCGTGTGCCATCCGGACAACCCGATCGGGCCGTGCATGGTGAGCAGCGAAGGCAGTTGCGCGGCGGCGTTCAAATATTCGAGGTGCGCGTGA
- a CDS encoding Ni/Fe hydrogenase subunit alpha, translating into MQNAQSKTFNIDVHHVTRVEGHGRIRVNVRDNVVEDVKLCITEANRFFENFVKGMRPEDVPWIVSRICGICCVGHQLAATKTVEDAMGIVPSAQTILLRKLLTESQFLQSHVLHVYFLAVPDFVGVPSVLPLVKTHPDVVLRALRLKKLANDYTAVMGGRVLHPMANTLKGWRKLPSKKAMEEIRDRLIAAVPDLLETIAIVKTLKIPPYERETEYVSLKHPDEYALYDGDVYSSDTKSSVPVNQYRAVTNEFTVAHSTTKWSKWHRDSYFAGALARVNNNFDQLRPEAKNVAAELGFKAPCYNPYMNNVAQVIEIIHCAYNSIAMLEQALNMGLVEEDLTFTAKAGEGFGSCEVPRGILFHNYTFDANGRCSGGNAIIPTSQNVNNIEQDMKAFVPKMLPVMSKEELTLHMEMLLRAYDPCISCSVHMLDVEFTE; encoded by the coding sequence ATGCAAAACGCGCAATCCAAGACCTTCAACATCGACGTGCACCACGTCACCCGCGTCGAAGGCCACGGCCGTATCCGCGTCAACGTCCGAGACAATGTCGTCGAGGATGTGAAGCTGTGCATCACCGAGGCCAACCGGTTCTTCGAAAACTTCGTCAAAGGCATGCGTCCGGAAGACGTTCCTTGGATCGTCAGTCGAATCTGCGGCATCTGCTGCGTCGGTCACCAACTCGCCGCGACGAAGACCGTCGAGGACGCGATGGGGATTGTCCCGAGCGCCCAGACGATCCTATTGCGCAAGCTCCTGACCGAATCGCAATTCCTGCAGAGCCACGTCCTGCACGTCTATTTCCTCGCCGTGCCCGATTTCGTGGGCGTGCCCAGCGTTCTGCCGCTCGTCAAGACACATCCCGATGTGGTGCTGCGCGCCCTGCGTCTCAAGAAACTCGCCAACGACTACACGGCGGTCATGGGCGGGCGCGTGTTGCACCCCATGGCCAACACCCTCAAGGGCTGGCGCAAACTCCCGTCCAAGAAGGCGATGGAAGAAATCCGCGACCGGCTGATCGCCGCGGTTCCCGACCTGCTGGAAACCATCGCCATCGTGAAAACGCTCAAGATCCCGCCCTACGAGCGCGAGACGGAGTACGTGTCGCTCAAGCACCCCGACGAATACGCGCTCTACGACGGCGACGTGTACAGCTCCGACACCAAGTCGAGCGTTCCGGTCAACCAGTACCGCGCGGTCACCAACGAGTTCACGGTCGCCCACTCCACCACCAAGTGGTCGAAGTGGCACCGCGATTCCTACTTCGCCGGTGCGCTCGCCCGCGTGAACAACAACTTCGATCAGCTCCGTCCCGAGGCGAAGAACGTCGCCGCGGAGTTGGGTTTCAAGGCGCCCTGCTACAACCCGTACATGAACAACGTCGCGCAGGTGATCGAAATTATCCACTGCGCGTACAACAGCATCGCGATGCTGGAGCAGGCGCTGAACATGGGCCTCGTCGAGGAGGATCTCACGTTCACCGCGAAAGCGGGCGAGGGATTCGGCTCGTGCGAGGTGCCGCGCGGCATTCTCTTCCACAACTACACGTTCGACGCGAACGGGCGATGTTCGGGCGGCAACGCCATCATCCCCACGAGCCAGAACGTGAACAACATCGAGCAGGACATGAAGGCGTTTGTGCCGAAGATGCTGCCGGTGATGTCGAAAGAAGAGCTGACGCTGCACATGGAGATGCTGCTGCGCGCCTACGACCCGTGCATTTCGTGCTCGGTGCACATGCTCGACGTGGAATTCACGGAGTAG
- the hypF gene encoding carbamoyltransferase HypF produces MTANWTRLTVDVSGVVQGVGFRPTIKRLADEAGLGGWIQNRSGSVTMELVGPSGRVREFLHTLPRRIPPMAQLDQIVIRGEASVDTPSAEGKFDIIESARSDENRVVIPADLAMCPDCRREVFDSANRRFGYPFTTCTNCGPRYTVVNAMPYDRVRTTMSAFPLCDECAREYDDPGDRRFHAESIACPVCGPRLRLLAPSGEVVSGDPLRTARAALAQGKIVAVRGIGGYLLAADATNSPTLAVLRERKRRSAKPLAIMARNLAVVRRTVRTTAAAEDLLRSAVAPIVILPFRDDTAAGLPWEMISPDTRNLGVMLPTSPLHSLLFEQLPGDKTPPFDWLVMTSGNRRSEPICISNDEALERMRDIADLFLTHDREINLRSDDSVFTSGSGGTQVWRRARGLAPGAIRLHRPLGRTVLAMGAELKNAIAIGFEDRVVGSPHVGDLETPEAVDALSHLARELPAFLHREPEVVAVDLHPDMHATRIGEERARELGIEMVRVQHHHAHAAGALAEHGLDAGLALVFDGTGHGTDGLIWGAELLAVEKHRFTRLATFAPVPLPGGDTAVVRPARQVVGRATALGIPIDDDTCRRLGVTPLELETWTTQCRAGINTPMTHAAGRLFDTFSALLGIAPSSTTYEGQAAIRLETAARAWDHHGVLPGMAFETRETDDMLLVDWSGAIACLLDPAHRHDDVSRCAFAFHRAVAEACVKMAEFGRAKTGHTCVALTGGVFMNGLLANLARTNLSRDGFMVLTHRDVPPNDGGIAFGQAVVAGSTSVEGR; encoded by the coding sequence ATGACCGCGAACTGGACCAGACTGACCGTGGACGTCTCCGGCGTCGTGCAGGGCGTGGGGTTTCGGCCCACGATCAAGCGCCTCGCCGACGAGGCGGGCCTCGGCGGCTGGATCCAGAACCGATCGGGCTCCGTGACCATGGAACTCGTCGGGCCCTCCGGACGCGTGCGCGAGTTTCTGCACACCCTGCCCCGCCGTATCCCCCCGATGGCGCAGCTCGATCAGATCGTGATTCGCGGCGAAGCGTCCGTGGATACGCCGTCCGCGGAAGGGAAGTTCGACATTATCGAGAGCGCGCGCAGCGACGAGAACCGCGTCGTCATTCCGGCGGATCTCGCCATGTGCCCCGACTGCCGGCGCGAGGTTTTCGATTCCGCCAACCGGCGATTCGGTTACCCCTTCACGACCTGCACAAACTGCGGACCGCGCTATACCGTGGTCAACGCGATGCCCTATGACCGCGTGCGCACCACGATGTCGGCGTTTCCCCTCTGCGACGAGTGCGCCCGCGAGTATGACGACCCCGGTGACCGGCGCTTCCACGCCGAAAGCATCGCTTGTCCGGTCTGCGGTCCGAGGCTGCGACTTCTCGCGCCGTCCGGCGAAGTTGTGAGCGGCGACCCGCTGCGCACCGCCCGCGCGGCACTGGCCCAGGGAAAAATCGTCGCGGTTCGCGGCATCGGCGGATACCTGCTTGCCGCCGACGCGACAAATTCCCCAACGCTCGCCGTGCTTCGCGAGCGCAAACGCCGCTCCGCCAAGCCCCTGGCGATCATGGCGCGAAATCTGGCGGTGGTGCGTCGCACCGTTCGGACAACCGCCGCGGCCGAGGATCTGCTGCGTTCGGCGGTCGCGCCGATCGTGATCCTTCCCTTTCGCGACGACACCGCCGCCGGACTGCCGTGGGAGATGATCTCGCCCGACACGCGCAATCTCGGCGTCATGCTGCCGACCTCGCCGCTTCACTCCCTGCTCTTCGAACAGCTCCCCGGCGACAAAACGCCGCCCTTCGACTGGCTCGTCATGACCAGCGGAAACCGGCGCTCGGAACCGATCTGCATCTCAAACGACGAAGCCCTCGAACGGATGCGCGACATCGCCGACCTGTTTCTCACGCACGACCGCGAGATCAATCTCCGCTCCGACGATTCGGTTTTCACGTCGGGCTCCGGCGGAACGCAAGTCTGGCGACGTGCCCGGGGCCTCGCTCCCGGCGCGATCCGCCTGCATCGACCGCTCGGACGCACGGTCCTCGCCATGGGCGCGGAACTGAAGAATGCCATCGCGATCGGATTCGAAGACCGCGTCGTGGGTTCTCCGCATGTCGGCGACCTCGAAACACCCGAAGCCGTGGACGCCCTGTCGCACCTGGCCCGCGAGCTTCCCGCTTTCCTGCACCGCGAACCCGAAGTGGTCGCGGTCGATCTGCATCCCGACATGCACGCGACGCGAATCGGCGAAGAACGCGCCCGGGAACTCGGCATCGAGATGGTACGGGTTCAACATCACCACGCGCACGCCGCGGGCGCGCTGGCCGAACACGGACTCGACGCGGGACTCGCGCTCGTCTTCGATGGAACGGGACACGGCACGGACGGGCTGATTTGGGGCGCGGAACTGCTCGCCGTCGAGAAGCACCGATTCACGCGCCTCGCGACGTTTGCGCCGGTTCCCTTGCCCGGTGGCGACACGGCCGTTGTCCGCCCCGCGCGGCAAGTCGTGGGCCGGGCGACAGCGCTCGGGATTCCCATCGATGACGACACCTGCCGGCGACTCGGCGTCACGCCGCTCGAACTCGAAACTTGGACGACGCAGTGTCGCGCCGGCATCAACACGCCGATGACGCACGCCGCCGGCCGACTCTTCGATACCTTTTCGGCGTTGCTCGGGATCGCGCCATCGTCAACGACCTACGAAGGTCAAGCCGCAATCCGACTGGAAACCGCCGCCCGCGCGTGGGATCATCACGGCGTGTTGCCGGGTATGGCGTTCGAAACGCGCGAGACGGATGACATGCTGCTCGTCGATTGGTCCGGTGCAATCGCGTGCCTGCTCGACCCGGCGCATCGGCATGACGACGTATCGCGTTGCGCGTTCGCATTTCACCGCGCCGTCGCGGAGGCGTGCGTGAAAATGGCCGAGTTCGGCCGCGCGAAGACCGGGCACACGTGCGTCGCGCTGACGGGCGGCGTGTTCATGAACGGGTTGCTGGCGAACCTCGCGCGAACGAATCTTTCGCGCGACGGCTTTATGGTGCTGACGCATCGCGACGTTCCGCCCAACGACGGCGGAATCGCGTTCGGCCAAGCGGTGGTTGCGGGTTCAACTTCGGTCGAGGGGAGATGA
- a CDS encoding hydrogenase maturation protease, giving the protein MGLTVIGVGSWLSRDDAIGLMLVDELAARPPRPDLDFHTWEGVDALTITHDMLALSSPILVVDCADLGLAPGEWRFFDAESARLHLHGDTVSTHGFGLADALEMARGLGFEKPVHVFGVQPFDLAPGTGLSDEMRHVFGRLLENLSDAAGRISGAT; this is encoded by the coding sequence ATGGGGCTGACGGTGATCGGCGTCGGAAGCTGGCTCTCCCGCGACGACGCGATCGGACTGATGCTGGTGGACGAGCTCGCCGCCCGTCCGCCCCGGCCGGACCTCGATTTTCACACGTGGGAAGGCGTCGACGCGTTGACGATCACGCACGACATGTTGGCGCTTTCGTCGCCCATCCTTGTGGTTGATTGTGCCGACCTCGGGCTTGCGCCCGGGGAGTGGCGATTTTTCGATGCCGAAAGCGCGCGCCTGCATCTTCACGGCGACACGGTATCGACGCACGGATTCGGGCTTGCGGACGCGCTCGAAATGGCGCGCGGGCTGGGATTCGAAAAGCCCGTGCACGTCTTCGGCGTGCAGCCCTTCGATCTCGCGCCGGGAACGGGTCTTTCGGACGAGATGCGGCACGTCTTTGGGCGCCTGCTCGAGAACCTGAGTGACGCGGCCGGGCGAATTTCAGGAGCGACATGA
- the hypE gene encoding hydrogenase expression/formation protein HypE encodes MRGGVQIFEVRVRTETIQLAHGGGGRASADLIAREILSRFASPALVALPDAATLQVPGGPIVVSTDGFVVSPIEFPGGNIGHLAVHGTVNDVAVAGGRPIWLSLAMILEEGLPFATLRRVLDAVRDCARDCGVAIVTGDTKVVPRGQCDGVYLTTTGIGEAWPGLSLDTARIREGDVVIASGPLGDHGMAVMAARNGLSTTESFASDTGPVHRLVESVVDLGDALRFFRDPTRGGAAAVLNEIVRNRTVGIVLREVDIPVSPGARGVSELLGIDKLHVASEGRVIGVCAPDAATDVLSRWRAKPEGAGACVIGRVTGDAGRVILETAIGGRRLVDVPQGELLPRIC; translated from the coding sequence TTGCGCGGCGGCGTTCAAATATTCGAGGTGCGCGTGAGGACCGAGACGATCCAGCTCGCGCACGGGGGCGGCGGCCGAGCCTCCGCCGATCTGATTGCGCGCGAGATTCTGTCGCGATTCGCGTCACCGGCGCTCGTCGCCCTGCCCGACGCCGCGACGCTGCAGGTGCCCGGCGGCCCCATCGTCGTCTCGACCGATGGGTTCGTGGTTTCGCCGATCGAGTTTCCCGGCGGCAACATCGGTCATCTCGCCGTGCACGGCACGGTCAACGACGTCGCCGTCGCCGGCGGACGCCCGATCTGGCTGTCTCTCGCGATGATCCTCGAAGAGGGGTTGCCGTTCGCGACGCTGCGCCGCGTGCTCGATGCCGTGCGCGACTGCGCGCGCGACTGCGGCGTCGCGATCGTCACCGGCGACACGAAGGTCGTCCCGCGAGGACAATGCGACGGCGTCTACTTGACGACGACCGGAATCGGCGAGGCATGGCCGGGCCTCTCTCTCGACACGGCTCGCATTCGCGAGGGTGATGTTGTCATCGCGAGCGGACCGCTCGGCGATCACGGAATGGCCGTCATGGCCGCGAGAAACGGCCTGAGCACGACGGAGAGTTTCGCCAGTGATACCGGCCCTGTCCACCGACTTGTGGAGTCCGTCGTCGATCTCGGCGATGCGCTGCGATTCTTTCGCGATCCCACGCGTGGCGGCGCGGCGGCCGTACTCAACGAAATCGTTCGGAATCGAACAGTCGGCATTGTGTTGCGCGAGGTCGACATTCCGGTTTCGCCGGGCGCGCGCGGCGTGTCGGAATTGCTGGGAATCGACAAACTGCACGTCGCGTCGGAGGGACGGGTCATTGGCGTGTGCGCGCCGGATGCCGCGACTGATGTGTTGTCCAGGTGGCGCGCGAAACCCGAGGGCGCGGGTGCGTGCGTGATCGGACGCGTCACGGGAGACGCGGGACGCGTCATCCTCGAAACCGCGATCGGCGGACGACGGTTGGTCGATGTCCCGCAGGGCGAATTGTTGCCGAGGATCTGCTGA
- a CDS encoding HypC/HybG/HupF family hydrogenase formation chaperone: MCLAVPMRVIEIPNEGRGVVDLDGIRYEVDLSLTDDVHVGDYVIVHAGFAIEKLDAEEADARLVLFERMADEYRRGLGGEVRLMAPPARFGGPS; encoded by the coding sequence ATGTGTCTCGCGGTCCCCATGCGCGTGATCGAAATCCCGAACGAGGGTCGAGGCGTCGTTGACCTCGACGGTATCCGCTACGAAGTCGATCTCAGCCTGACGGATGACGTTCACGTGGGCGATTATGTGATCGTCCACGCTGGATTTGCGATCGAGAAGCTCGATGCGGAAGAGGCCGATGCGCGACTCGTTCTCTTCGAACGCATGGCTGACGAATATCGCCGGGGTCTCGGCGGCGAGGTGAGGCTCATGGCGCCGCCCGCACGATTCGGAGGCCCGTCATGA
- the hypA gene encoding hydrogenase maturation nickel metallochaperone HypA, translating to MHEITIASEMIRQIEKIMADRGVSRLVSVSVEVGALSGVEREPLEFCFPYAARGTMAEDARLFVTEVPVRVRCGACGTEGSPEYPAVLCPVCASYDVEIIGGQDCVIRNLEVR from the coding sequence ATGCACGAGATCACGATCGCCTCCGAAATGATCCGCCAGATCGAAAAGATCATGGCCGATCGGGGCGTATCGCGGCTCGTCAGTGTTTCGGTCGAGGTTGGCGCCCTGTCAGGCGTGGAGCGTGAGCCGCTCGAGTTCTGCTTTCCGTACGCCGCGCGGGGAACGATGGCGGAGGATGCGCGGCTGTTCGTGACCGAGGTGCCGGTGCGCGTCCGGTGTGGCGCCTGCGGCACGGAGGGATCGCCCGAGTATCCCGCGGTCCTTTGCCCCGTGTGCGCGTCATACGACGTGGAAATCATCGGCGGACAGGACTGCGTGATTCGAAATCTGGAAGTTCGTTAG